In Cnuibacter physcomitrellae, a genomic segment contains:
- a CDS encoding ABC transporter permease, whose protein sequence is MVQPEPSLLAAVVCVLILAAVAVTVLAATRVRTPWVAAAAVLRGGVQLAALSLILSGVITSPVWTAVGIAIMFVAAAITSTRRIGWSGVLFARVAAAMAVGVATSVLVVFASGAVPLTPRYALALCGIVIGNAMTITSLTGGILLRSIADRWSEVEGWLALGARPGEATLPLARDAVFRALTPSIDQTKTTGLVVLPGAFVGAIFGGLSPLEAGTFQLIVLAAILASGTLESVILAWGVRRLSARPDVT, encoded by the coding sequence ATGGTGCAGCCCGAACCGTCTCTTCTCGCCGCGGTCGTGTGCGTGCTGATCCTGGCCGCGGTGGCCGTCACCGTGCTCGCCGCGACGCGGGTGAGGACCCCGTGGGTTGCGGCAGCTGCGGTCCTCCGTGGTGGGGTGCAGCTCGCGGCGCTCAGCCTGATCCTCAGCGGCGTCATCACCTCCCCTGTCTGGACGGCCGTGGGCATCGCGATCATGTTCGTGGCAGCCGCGATCACCTCGACACGGCGTATCGGCTGGTCTGGCGTCCTGTTCGCGCGCGTCGCTGCGGCGATGGCGGTCGGGGTCGCCACTTCCGTCCTGGTGGTGTTCGCCAGTGGAGCCGTCCCGTTGACGCCCCGTTACGCGCTGGCGCTGTGCGGCATCGTGATCGGGAACGCGATGACCATCACGTCGCTGACCGGTGGCATCTTGCTGCGATCGATTGCCGACAGGTGGAGCGAGGTCGAGGGCTGGCTGGCGCTGGGCGCCCGGCCGGGCGAGGCGACTCTTCCCCTCGCCCGTGATGCGGTATTCCGAGCCTTGACTCCATCGATCGATCAGACCAAGACGACGGGGCTGGTGGTGCTGCCGGGAGCGTTCGTCGGTGCGATCTTCGGCGGGTTGAGTCCCCTCGAGGCGGGGACGTTCCAGCTCATCGTCCTCGCCGCGATCCTCGCCTCGGGCACGTTGGAGTCAGTGATCCTCGCCTGGGGTGTCCGCCGGCTGAGCGCCCGTCCCGACGTGACCTGA